Genomic DNA from Chthonomonadales bacterium:
CAACACGACGGGTTTCGGCCTGCAATCGCCCGGGTACTCTCCGCTAGTGCCGACCTCCACCGGTACGTTGGCGCGCGTCGCGCGGAACGCCCAAGGTCGCGCGCCAACTGACGTAGGGTCTCGTTCAGCATGCCTGCCCCGCGTAAGAATCGCTGCCCCTCCTCATTCGGCTGGCGTGGGCGACGCGATCGCGCGCTCGAGATTGTGGGGTCCACCGCTAGCGTGCTCGGGCATCGTCGTCCTGCCTCTGTCCATGGGGCGCGGCGCCAACGCGCGCCAGCGCGCCCCTGCCAGGGTCCACGCATTCTGCCATCCGGTGCGAGAGGCGCCGACACCTCGGCGACAGTCCACGCGCAGGCGGCTGGTGGGCGCGCCGTGGCTCGGCGCGCCCACGGAGTGGCTGGAGGCCGCCCGGCGTCGGGGCGCGGTTTGACAACGCGGCGGCGCGGCAGTATACTCAACCGCGACGCACGGGGCGGCGTCCACTGCAGGCGTGGTCCGGTCCGCGCCCGGCGCTCCGTCGAGCCGTGCAGACCCCGGCGCAATACCGGGGGATTCCGTACGCGTGGCCGGGTGGCCAGGCCGATCGGCCCACGCGCGGCGAGGGTCCATGATCCGAGAGGGTATAGAGGTAACGACGCTTCCCAACGGACTGCGCGTGGTCTCCGAGACGGTCGACCATGTCCAGTCGGCGTCGGTCGGCATCTGGGTGGGCGTGGGATCCCGCAACGAGGATGTCCCGGTCCGGGGCATCACTCACTTCATCGAGCACATGCTTTTCAAGGGCACGGCCGCTCGCTCCGCGCGGCAGATCGCGGACGAGATCGAGTCTCGCGGGGGGAGTCTGAACGCGTTCACCGACAAGGAGTACACCTGCTACTACGCCAGGTCGCTCGCCACCGAGGCCGATACCGTGATGGACGTGCTCACCGACATGCTGTGCCGCTCGGCGCTAGCGCCTGATGAGCTCGCTCTCGAGCAGAACGTAGTGCTCGAGGAGATCAAGCGCCACCGCGATACGCCGGATGACCTGGTGCACGACGTTTTCGCGGAAACGATGTGGGCGCGACACCCGCTGGGGAGGCCCATCATCGGCACCGCGCGCACTGTCGGAGCCCTCACGCGTGCCGACCTCGTTCGCTACATGGGGGCGCACTACACGCCCGATCGAATCGTGCTCGCCGCGGCCGGAAACGTGCCCCACGCCGCCGTAGTCTCGCTCGCCGAGCGCTACCTGGGTCACCTGTCGGGCCGCGCGGGCCAGAGGCGCCTCACCGCGCCCAGGGCCACCGGAGCCAGCCGCCTGGTGCGCCGACGCACCGAGCAGGTGCACTTCTGCCTGGGGTGCCCGGGCTTTCGCCAGACGGACGATGCCCGCTACGCGATGACGATTCTGGACATGGCGCTCGGCGGCAACATGAGCTCGCGCCTGTTCCAGGAGATCCGCGAGAAGCGCGGCCTGGCCTACTCCGTGGGCACCTACACCCAGTCGTATGCCACCGGCGGCGTCTTCGTCGTAT
This window encodes:
- a CDS encoding insulinase family protein; the encoded protein is MIREGIEVTTLPNGLRVVSETVDHVQSASVGIWVGVGSRNEDVPVRGITHFIEHMLFKGTAARSARQIADEIESRGGSLNAFTDKEYTCYYARSLATEADTVMDVLTDMLCRSALAPDELALEQNVVLEEIKRHRDTPDDLVHDVFAETMWARHPLGRPIIGTARTVGALTRADLVRYMGAHYTPDRIVLAAAGNVPHAAVVSLAERYLGHLSGRAGQRRLTAPRATGASRLVRRRTEQVHFCLGCPGFRQTDDARYAMTILDMALGGNMSSRLFQEIREKRGLAYSVGTYTQSYATGGVFVVYGGTSPATFEQVVELARAEIEKVRREGLTEDEVSKAKTQLRGALVLGLESMSSRMMRMGKSMLYFGRVVPLEEILAKVDAVSCDRIREMAHAMFADENLTLATVGPLARGTAAPAAAAAN